A window of Gambusia affinis linkage group LG03, SWU_Gaff_1.0, whole genome shotgun sequence contains these coding sequences:
- the paip1 gene encoding polyadenylate-binding protein-interacting protein 1 isoform X2 has product MNENFDRAPGAGRTRGAPADPALAVNAREGDAKASVLNQREPLRQPRSVPPFPESSINATAGLPGGDSRTLGSPLQSVSPSYTSVPRGSNDVDSVVRTSTLSASAPEFVPFGMGPYEELGYYDDNESYSESYYSESSLADTVTDFLAHLSSSPGSFESDVEEITSMLNSWVTTEDLLKELVELIFAQSTAIPNFSYTGARLCNYLSHHLAFSPQSGNFRRLLLQRCQTEYEQRNVAIRGSPEAQKKFHSFVLFLGELYLNLEIKSGKEAPNRADILLSALKDLLESLLSHPVDANLICAVKLLKLTGSILDDAWKKSGKPHMEELVHRIETVLLDATCSRDVRQMLLKLVELRSSDWGRVSFAAAASNATPDNDPNYFMNEPTFYTEDGTPFTAADPVCAAGEW; this is encoded by the exons ATGAACGAGAATTTTGATCGAGCTCCTGGAGCCGGGAGAACCCGTGGAGCACCTGCGGATCCCGCGCTGGCAGTTAACGCCAGAGAGGGTGACGCTAAAGCCTCGGTGCTCAACCAGAGAGAGCCGCTGAGGCAGCCGCGGTCAGTCCCTCCTTTCCCGGAGAGCAGCATCAACGCGACCGCTGGATTACCCGGAGGAG aTTCTCGGACACTTGGCAGTCCTCTACAGAGCGTGAGCCCCAGCTATACCTCTGTCCCCAGAGGGAGTAACGATGTGGACTCTGTGGTCAGGACATCGACGCTTTCAGCGAGTGCTCCAGAGTTTGTTCCCTTTGGGATGGGCCCATATgaa gaGCTGGGGTATTATGATGACAATGAAAGCTACAGTGAAAGCTACTACAGCGAGTCCTCATTGGCTGATACAGTCACAGATTTTCTTGCTCACCTGAGCTCATCTCCTGGCTCCTTCGAGTCCGACGTTGAAGAGATCACCAGTATGCTTAATTCCTGGGTCACTACAGAAGACCTGCTGAAGGAACTGGTGGAGCTGATCTTTGCGCAG TCTACTGCCATCCCAAACTTTTCCTACACCGGCGCCAGGCTTTGTAATTACCTGTCCCATCACCTCGCCTTCAGCCCACAAAGTGGAAACTTTCGTCGATTGCTTTTGCAACg aTGTCAGACAGAGTACGAACAAAGAAACGTAGCTATACGAGGAAGTCCAGAGGCTCAGAAGAAATTTCACTCCTTTGTGTTATTTCTGGGGGAGTTGTATCTAAATTTGGAG ataaaaagtggaaaagaagCTCCGAACAGAGCAGATATTCTCCTTTCGGCTCTTAAAGACCTGCTGGAAAGTCTGCTTTCACATCCTGTCGACGCAAATCTCATCTGTGCCGTCAAGCTGCTAAAG TTGACGGGTTCAATCCTGGATGACGCCTGGAAAAAGAGCGGAAAACCACACATGGAAGAACTGGTCCACAGAATCGAGACTGTTCTCCTGGACGCCACATGCAGCAG GGACGTGAGACAGATGCTGCTGAAATTAGTGGAGCTGCGATCCAGTGACTGGGGCAGAGTCTCTTTTGCTGCCGCTGCCAGTAACGCCACACCAGACAACGACCCCAACTACTTCATG AATGAACCTACCTTCTACACTGAGGACGGTACACCCTTTACAGCAGCAGATCCCG TCTGTGCAGCTGGTGAATGGTGA
- the paip1 gene encoding polyadenylate-binding protein-interacting protein 1 isoform X1, producing the protein MNENFDRAPGAGRTRGAPADPALAVNAREGDAKASVLNQREPLRQPRSVPPFPESSINATAGLPGGDSRTLGSPLQSVSPSYTSVPRGSNDVDSVVRTSTLSASAPEFVPFGMGPYEELGYYDDNESYSESYYSESSLADTVTDFLAHLSSSPGSFESDVEEITSMLNSWVTTEDLLKELVELIFAQSTAIPNFSYTGARLCNYLSHHLAFSPQSGNFRRLLLQRCQTEYEQRNVAIRGSPEAQKKFHSFVLFLGELYLNLEIKSGKEAPNRADILLSALKDLLESLLSHPVDANLICAVKLLKLTGSILDDAWKKSGKPHMEELVHRIETVLLDATCSRDVRQMLLKLVELRSSDWGRVSFAAAASNATPDNDPNYFMNEPTFYTEDGTPFTAADPEYAEKYQELLERQDYFHDAYGENGNEEYDIEDEMDPEIEEAYENFCLESEMKRKQ; encoded by the exons ATGAACGAGAATTTTGATCGAGCTCCTGGAGCCGGGAGAACCCGTGGAGCACCTGCGGATCCCGCGCTGGCAGTTAACGCCAGAGAGGGTGACGCTAAAGCCTCGGTGCTCAACCAGAGAGAGCCGCTGAGGCAGCCGCGGTCAGTCCCTCCTTTCCCGGAGAGCAGCATCAACGCGACCGCTGGATTACCCGGAGGAG aTTCTCGGACACTTGGCAGTCCTCTACAGAGCGTGAGCCCCAGCTATACCTCTGTCCCCAGAGGGAGTAACGATGTGGACTCTGTGGTCAGGACATCGACGCTTTCAGCGAGTGCTCCAGAGTTTGTTCCCTTTGGGATGGGCCCATATgaa gaGCTGGGGTATTATGATGACAATGAAAGCTACAGTGAAAGCTACTACAGCGAGTCCTCATTGGCTGATACAGTCACAGATTTTCTTGCTCACCTGAGCTCATCTCCTGGCTCCTTCGAGTCCGACGTTGAAGAGATCACCAGTATGCTTAATTCCTGGGTCACTACAGAAGACCTGCTGAAGGAACTGGTGGAGCTGATCTTTGCGCAG TCTACTGCCATCCCAAACTTTTCCTACACCGGCGCCAGGCTTTGTAATTACCTGTCCCATCACCTCGCCTTCAGCCCACAAAGTGGAAACTTTCGTCGATTGCTTTTGCAACg aTGTCAGACAGAGTACGAACAAAGAAACGTAGCTATACGAGGAAGTCCAGAGGCTCAGAAGAAATTTCACTCCTTTGTGTTATTTCTGGGGGAGTTGTATCTAAATTTGGAG ataaaaagtggaaaagaagCTCCGAACAGAGCAGATATTCTCCTTTCGGCTCTTAAAGACCTGCTGGAAAGTCTGCTTTCACATCCTGTCGACGCAAATCTCATCTGTGCCGTCAAGCTGCTAAAG TTGACGGGTTCAATCCTGGATGACGCCTGGAAAAAGAGCGGAAAACCACACATGGAAGAACTGGTCCACAGAATCGAGACTGTTCTCCTGGACGCCACATGCAGCAG GGACGTGAGACAGATGCTGCTGAAATTAGTGGAGCTGCGATCCAGTGACTGGGGCAGAGTCTCTTTTGCTGCCGCTGCCAGTAACGCCACACCAGACAACGACCCCAACTACTTCATG AATGAACCTACCTTCTACACTGAGGACGGTACACCCTTTACAGCAGCAGATCCCG AATACGCGGAAAAATATCAAGAGCTCCTGGAGAGGCAAGACTACTTCCATGATGCTTATGGTGAAAACGGCAATGAAGA gtacGACATCGAGGATGAGATGGATCCAGAGATTGAAGAAGCGTATGAGAATTTTTGTTTAGAGTCTGAGATGAAACGGAAACAATGA